In Thermomonas carbonis, a single genomic region encodes these proteins:
- a CDS encoding PspA/IM30 family protein has protein sequence MSGLLAQWLARLGEDVAGVSDALFGDKAERQLDQDIRDLDDALHRVRADIATAKAARIAADQHTQDLRTRITALTAQAEQALRTRKRSQAREAAERIVVLQAHRDEEHARANSLQAREAELAHVLEQGEHQLRRLKHQVDTLRASASLQQAQASVARRQSTDTPEPALASAQRARQRKATSGPDSRATAVSPKEATANAADQILERIAKRIKPKAPSPSTAKR, from the coding sequence ATGTCGGGCCTGCTCGCACAATGGCTGGCAAGGCTGGGCGAGGATGTCGCGGGCGTCTCCGATGCGCTGTTCGGCGACAAGGCCGAGCGCCAGCTGGACCAGGACATCCGCGACCTCGACGACGCCCTGCACCGGGTCCGCGCCGACATCGCCACCGCGAAGGCGGCCCGCATCGCCGCCGACCAGCACACACAGGATCTGCGCACGCGCATCACCGCGCTCACCGCGCAAGCCGAGCAGGCGTTGCGCACCCGCAAGCGTTCGCAAGCCCGGGAAGCCGCCGAGCGGATCGTGGTGCTGCAGGCCCATCGGGACGAGGAACATGCGCGCGCGAACTCGCTGCAGGCCAGGGAAGCAGAACTGGCGCATGTGCTGGAGCAGGGCGAACACCAGCTGCGGCGGCTGAAACACCAGGTCGATACGCTGCGCGCGAGCGCCAGCCTGCAACAGGCGCAAGCCAGCGTGGCGCGACGCCAATCGACGGACACCCCGGAACCGGCACTGGCATCCGCACAGCGCGCGCGCCAGCGCAAGGCCACGAGCGGGCCGGATTCCCGCGCAACGGCCGTTTCCCCGAAAGAGGCGACCGCTAATGCGGCCGACCAGATCCTGGAACGCATCGCCAAACGCATCAAGCCGAAAGCCCCGTCGCCCTCGACCGCCAAGCGCTGA
- a CDS encoding OB-fold-containig protein — MTEFLQTALTFPTLLYSILLAFCTIYWLLAATGLVDMEAIDGLLSGDGGGDSHHHATDSAGLLARLGLGGVPIMIVLTVLAFFGWMITYFMQLLALQHLPAPLRLLGGIATLVGALIPGVFVTSLLLRPVRKLMVKLRPPVAPSILGRVGTVISPEVDGKQGRAEFADGGAGLILQVRITPPGRFVRGDRVVLLEHDATANTYLVISESQFNAH, encoded by the coding sequence ATGACCGAATTCCTGCAAACCGCACTGACCTTCCCCACGTTGCTCTACAGCATCCTGCTGGCGTTCTGCACCATCTACTGGCTACTGGCGGCCACCGGCCTGGTCGACATGGAGGCCATCGACGGCCTGCTGAGTGGGGACGGTGGCGGCGACAGTCACCACCATGCAACCGACAGCGCCGGCCTGCTGGCGCGGCTCGGGCTGGGCGGTGTGCCGATCATGATCGTGCTCACCGTACTGGCGTTCTTCGGCTGGATGATCACGTACTTCATGCAGTTGCTGGCGCTGCAACACCTGCCGGCACCGCTGCGGTTGCTCGGCGGCATCGCCACCCTGGTCGGCGCGCTGATCCCGGGTGTGTTCGTCACCTCCCTGCTGTTGCGGCCGGTGCGCAAGCTGATGGTCAAACTGCGTCCGCCGGTGGCACCCAGCATCCTGGGCCGCGTCGGCACGGTGATCTCGCCCGAGGTCGATGGCAAGCAAGGCCGGGCGGAATTCGCCGATGGCGGTGCAGGCCTGATCCTGCAGGTGCGCATCACACCACCCGGCCGCTTCGTCCGCGGCGACCGCGTGGTCCTGCTCGAACACGACGCCACCGCCAACACCTATCTCGTCATTTCCGAATCGCAGTTCAACGCGCACTAA
- a CDS encoding DUF2170 family protein, producing MKAGQTALKTSTEHQRRYRERLREQGLVKKDVWIRPEYAAELAAIEKSMRGQARDPAAPAQAEAGWTIATIRHALGETSAVRDGLLTIEIIEGAEPSLHLVLHEYGDLSLFVAAVGGQIIVEAYLWPVAMVADPALFNLHVLRTQKLLPLSTIAVQAVAGVPGYIMFGALDAHSRLANLMFEIETLAENVLGATEAFAGYLLPMESAT from the coding sequence ATGAAAGCAGGCCAAACCGCCCTGAAGACGTCTACCGAGCACCAGCGCAGGTATCGGGAGCGACTGCGCGAACAAGGCCTGGTCAAGAAGGACGTCTGGATCCGGCCGGAGTATGCGGCGGAGCTGGCCGCCATCGAGAAATCGATGCGCGGGCAAGCTCGCGACCCGGCAGCGCCCGCGCAAGCCGAGGCCGGCTGGACCATCGCCACCATCCGCCATGCGCTGGGCGAGACCAGCGCGGTCCGCGACGGGCTGCTGACCATCGAAATCATCGAGGGCGCGGAACCCAGCCTGCATCTGGTCCTGCACGAATACGGCGACCTGTCGCTGTTCGTCGCCGCGGTCGGCGGGCAGATCATCGTCGAGGCCTACCTGTGGCCGGTGGCGATGGTCGCCGACCCCGCCCTGTTCAACCTGCATGTGCTGCGCACGCAGAAGCTGCTGCCGCTCTCCACCATCGCCGTGCAGGCGGTCGCCGGGGTGCCTGGCTACATCATGTTCGGTGCGCTGGACGCGCATTCTCGGCTGGCCAATCTGATGTTCGAGATCGAGACGCTGGCGGAAAACGTGCTGGGCGCGACCGAAGCCTTTGCCGGCTACCTGCTGCCCATGGAGTCGGCGACGTGA